A genomic stretch from Microplitis mediator isolate UGA2020A chromosome 10, iyMicMedi2.1, whole genome shotgun sequence includes:
- the LOC130675845 gene encoding uncharacterized protein LOC130675845 encodes MAAAVKILNIQRQIIFDESIAHYEAHAPLPYASSTFNNSDEIRIAVQHQDLCLLPSKSTLHVYGKVTKSDGTAVSATTHMVNMTVCHMFEEIRYELNGAEIDRSKNVGITSLMKGYTSLSPAQQNTLENSGWIMDEAVNKLHNDNGYFDVSIPLGLLLGFAEDYHKVVINAKHELILIRSNSDLNAYIVATPAAGAHAEAVKITLQKIEWIVPYVTMADKQKIEALNYITSDPAIPISFRAWELYEYPLLPNTSKHIWAVKTSTQLEKPRFVILGFQTARKNDATKNASGFDHCNIRDIKLFSNSQSYPYGNLNLNIANNQYALLYDMYINFQISYYNKEPEPLLTKKKFLEQAPRYVIDCSKQNESIKSGPVDIRLEFESANQFPAQTSAYCLIIHDRIVEYNPISSIVRKLI; translated from the coding sequence ATGGCGGCGGCGGTGAAAATCTTAAATATTCAacgacaaataatttttgatgagTCAATTGCACACTATGAAGCGCATGCTCCTCTACCGTATGCTTCATCAACATTCAACAACAGCGATGAAATAAGAATTGCAGTTCAACATCAAGATTTGTGTCTACTTCCGAGTAAAAGTACATTACATGTATACGGAAAAGTCACCAAGTCTGATGGTACAGCTGTAAGTGCAACTACTCACATGGTCAACATGACAGTTTGTCATATGTTTGAAGAAATACGCTACGAACTCAATGGTGCTGAGATTGATCGTAGCAAAAATGTTGGCATCACAAGTCTCATGAAAGGATACACATCACTGAGTCCTGCTCAACAAAATACACTAGAAAATTCGGGCTGGATTATGGATGAAGCTGTCAACAAATTACACAATGATAATGGCTACTTTGATGTATCTATACCACTAGGTCTTTTGCTTGGATTTGCTGAAGATTACCATAAAGTTGTCATCAATGCAAAgcatgaattaattttaataagatCAAATTCCGATTTGAATGCATACATTGTGGCCACACCTGCTGCTGGAGCTCATGCTGAAGCTGTTAAAATTACGCTGCAAAAAATCGAGTGGATTGTACCATATGTGACTATGGctgataaacaaaaaattgaagctttgaattatattacaaGTGATCCAGCTATCCCAATCAGTTTCCGTGCTTGGGAGCTGTACGAGTATCCTCTATTACCAAATACTTCGAAGCACATTTGGGCTGTCAAAACTTCTACGCAGCTCGAGAAACCACGTTTTGTGATACTTGGATTTCAAACAGCAAGAAAAAATGATGCAACTAAAAATGCCAGTGGATTTGATCACTGCAACATCAGggacataaaattattttcgaactcACAGAGCTATCCATATGGGAATTTGAATCTCAACATTGCAAATAATCAATATGCTCTGTTGTATgacatgtatataaatttccaaatttcatactacaacAAAGAACCTGAACCACTGCTGacaaagaagaaatttttggaaCAAGCGCCACGGTATGTTATCGATTGCTCGAAACAAAACGAATCAATAAAATCTGGACCCGTGGACATTCGCCTGGAATTTGAATCTGCAAATCAATTTCCTGCGCAGACATCAGCTTATTGCCTCATTATACATGATCGCATAGTCGAGTATAATCCTATAAGCAGCATCGTACGAAAACTAATATGA